The Opisthocomus hoazin isolate bOpiHoa1 chromosome W, bOpiHoa1.hap1, whole genome shotgun sequence genome includes a region encoding these proteins:
- the LOC142365708 gene encoding uncharacterized protein LOC142365708, translated as MNDPYGNESKIFNKDRQQIASALDASQNNISLALSYIQAQLWMQSMTAAIIREGEEGTLPTEIQKVIWDNAIDFEKKFQSWWYLANFTYNPIESKATAFVLTIRNASVYTIYLIIALGLNHNGTVLYPIEHRVWAKKDGDKWQTVDVDACITREQQGFICESNTLKAQDICLDTEQNVCHFEIHPDDAPNAVLVYVGKGCVCSRSPCNFIFIDDIATDIDNHLNFCVCNFTNIVGCDFSYSTPVTSHQLLQTNYTLIHDLLPVPIGMDITLVKKLLQHNNLKRLLKEAQENGQKTLITVHHDVKEIHQVLERVKKDGEHKWWDTLFGWSPTATGLFNKMLHPVVVLLILTILCFVLTLAFESDRTRFDLPVHSISRKPLFNTPLGSIINKFRETASELSQPGPSITPHGIEYPLLFGQFGNKIHDKRSSLFKSNCSLLLTLQCLMHESEQVFLWH; from the exons ATGAACGATCCTTATGGGAacgag agTAAAATCTTTAACAAGGACCGTCAGCAGATTGCAAGTGCACTTGATGCATCCCAAAACAATATTTCTTTAGCGCTCAGCTATATCCAAgcccagctttggatgcaatcgatgactgctgcaattataagagaaggtgaagaaggcaccttgCCTACCGAAATACAAAAAGtgatatgggataatgcaattgactttgagaaaaaatttcagtcctggtggTACCTAGCTAATTTCACCTATAACCCCATTGAgagtaaggccactgcttttgtcttaacgaTACGAAATGCCTCGGTATATACCATATACCTGATCATTGCATTAGGATTGAATCACAATGGGACGGTACTCTATCCTATTGAGCATAGAGTGTGGGCTAAAAAGgatggtgacaaatggcaaactgttgacGTCGATGCATGTATCACACGAGAACAACAAGGCTTTATTTGTGAGAGTAATACCCTTAAAGCGCAAGACATTTGTCTTGACACCGAACAAAACGTTTGTCATTTTGAAATACATCCTGATGATGCCCCCAACGCTGTGCTTGTATATGTTGGGAAAGGATGTGTTTGCTCAagatctccttgtaattttatattcatagatGACATAGCCACAGATATTGataatcatttgaatttttgCGTTTGCAATTTCACTAACATTGTTGGGTGCGATTTCAGTTATTCGACTCCTGTTACGTCTCACCAACTATTACAGACTAACTATACACTGATTCACGATTTACTGCCTGTCCCCATTGGAATGGACATCACATTAGTGAAAAAGCTGCTACAGCATAATAACTTGAAGCGACTGTTGAAAGAGGCCcaagagaatggacaaaaaacTCTGATTACTGTCCATCACGATGTCAAAGAGATACATCAAGTGCTAGAAAGAGTAAAGAAAGATGGAGAACACAAATGGTGGGACACTCTTTTCGGATGGTCACCAACAGCTACAGGACTCTTTAACAAGATGTTACATCccgttgttgttttattaatactCACCATATTGTGCTTTGTTTTGACACTTGCTTT CGAATCTGACAGGACaagattcgatttgcctgtccatagcatctccaggaaACCCCTTTTCAACacgcctt TGGGTTCAATTATCAATAAATTCCGAGAGACAGCATCCGAG CTCTCCCAACCGGGACCCAGCATAACgccacatggtatcgaataccctcttctgtttggccagtttgg GAACAAGATACATG ataagcgaagctccttgttcaagtcGAActgctcccttttgttaactcttcagtgcTTGATGCATGAGTCCGAGCAAGTCTTCCTTTGGCACTGA